The proteins below come from a single Prochlorococcus marinus str. MIT 9215 genomic window:
- a CDS encoding AMP-binding protein, with protein sequence MKNKIHTIEVENNETQSVEKIIEKIRENKIIYVKNKFYEYEGVLDSITEHGPAIILNSSGSCGKPRKCFHHFNNLKLSAITSGQWLIEQGFELQKCLILNTLPLNHISGLMPIFRSQAWGCDCINISPNLLKNTRELLLFSIKSKNNKKHLITSLVPTQLQRLLAKKDGISWLKIFDLIWVGGASISRETAEQCIEEKIKLAPCYGSTETAAMVTSLKPKEFLMGFKNVGEILPDTKIRINTQGLIEIKSARIGIEIIDSSKTKNFKNKNGWWCTGDLGEINQINNSLYLNFLGRSDNAFNSGGEIVFPKVIESRLNDFIMKENIPINKFNISKASDKLWGNKIKVIVEYKEHTNNKNIENSLNLLKRFSQSWPKHEKPEKWIVKNKNTSIEKINYKFKK encoded by the coding sequence ATGAAAAATAAAATTCATACTATTGAAGTTGAAAATAATGAAACTCAATCTGTCGAAAAAATTATTGAAAAAATTAGAGAAAATAAAATTATTTATGTAAAAAACAAATTTTATGAATATGAAGGTGTATTAGATTCAATTACTGAACATGGGCCAGCAATTATCTTAAACAGTAGTGGTAGTTGTGGAAAACCAAGAAAATGTTTTCACCATTTTAATAATCTTAAATTATCTGCAATTACCTCAGGACAATGGCTAATAGAGCAAGGATTTGAATTGCAAAAATGCTTAATTTTAAATACTTTACCCCTGAACCATATAAGTGGATTAATGCCAATTTTTAGAAGTCAAGCTTGGGGATGTGATTGTATTAATATTTCTCCGAATTTACTAAAAAATACTAGAGAACTTTTACTTTTCTCAATTAAATCTAAAAACAACAAAAAACACTTGATTACATCATTAGTACCTACACAATTACAAAGACTTTTAGCTAAAAAAGATGGTATTAGTTGGCTAAAAATTTTTGATCTAATTTGGGTAGGTGGAGCTTCAATTTCAAGGGAGACTGCAGAACAATGTATAGAAGAAAAAATAAAATTAGCACCTTGTTACGGCTCTACTGAAACAGCCGCAATGGTTACTAGTTTAAAACCAAAAGAATTCTTAATGGGATTTAAAAATGTTGGAGAAATACTACCTGATACAAAAATAAGAATTAACACACAAGGATTAATCGAGATTAAATCAGCCAGAATTGGAATCGAAATAATAGATTCTTCAAAAACTAAAAATTTCAAAAATAAAAATGGGTGGTGGTGCACCGGTGATTTAGGAGAAATTAATCAAATCAATAATTCTTTATATTTAAACTTTCTTGGAAGAAGTGATAACGCTTTTAATTCAGGAGGAGAAATAGTTTTTCCAAAGGTAATTGAGTCTCGATTAAATGATTTCATTATGAAAGAAAATATCCCAATTAATAAATTCAATATTTCAAAAGCATCCGACAAATTATGGGGAAATAAAATTAAGGTGATTGTTGAATATAAAGAACATACAAATAATAAAAATATTGAAAATTCATTAAATTTATTAAAAAGATTTTCTCAAAGTTGGCCTAAACATGAAAAACCTGAAAAGTGGATTGTTAAAAACAAAAATACCAGTATAGAAAAAATAAACTATAAATTTAAAAAATAA
- a CDS encoding response regulator transcription factor — MNETNQINNEAVRKSRILLVDDEPGLRTAVKTFLEDEGFEIFIAVDGEDGWEKAKTIFPDLIISDVMMPRANGYALLEKIREDEKLGGTPVIFLTAKGMTLDRTEGYLAGVDDYISKPFDPDELAARVKNVINRQERLLKEAARFADIDVSKMAKQITEIKSMLTDQNPTNSENKIDIPSFTPREASVLQLVAEGLMNKEIARKLETSIRNVEKYVSRLFIKTGTSSRTELVRYALENHLVK, encoded by the coding sequence ATGAATGAAACTAATCAAATAAATAATGAAGCAGTAAGAAAATCAAGAATCTTATTAGTTGATGATGAGCCTGGTTTAAGAACAGCTGTTAAAACTTTTCTAGAAGATGAAGGTTTTGAAATATTTATTGCAGTTGATGGAGAGGATGGTTGGGAAAAAGCTAAAACAATTTTTCCTGATTTGATAATTAGCGACGTCATGATGCCCCGAGCTAATGGTTATGCTTTATTAGAAAAAATTAGAGAAGATGAAAAATTGGGAGGAACTCCAGTTATTTTTTTAACAGCAAAAGGAATGACACTAGACAGAACAGAGGGTTATCTTGCAGGAGTTGATGATTATATTTCCAAGCCTTTCGACCCTGATGAATTAGCGGCGAGAGTCAAAAATGTAATCAATAGACAAGAACGTTTATTAAAAGAAGCAGCTCGATTTGCAGATATTGATGTAAGCAAAATGGCAAAGCAAATTACTGAAATAAAATCAATGCTCACAGACCAAAATCCAACAAATTCAGAAAATAAAATAGATATTCCTAGTTTTACTCCAAGAGAAGCAAGTGTACTTCAACTAGTAGCGGAGGGCCTTATGAACAAGGAAATTGCAAGAAAACTTGAGACGTCTATTAGAAATGTTGAGAAATATGTAAGTAGACTATTTATCAAGACAGGGACATCTAGCCGAACCGAATTAGTTCGTTATGCACTTGAAAATCATTTAGTAAAATAA
- the trpB gene encoding tryptophan synthase subunit beta codes for MVSTFSRKNQNYKKDDLNQPSKDGRFGKYGGQYVPETLMPALFELETAASNAWKDKLFVKELNHLLKTYVGRETPLYEAKRLTEYYKTKKAIPKIWLKREDLNHTGAHKINNALGQALLAIRMGKKRIIAETGAGQHGVATATVCARFGLKCIIYMGAEDIKRQSLNVFRMKLLGAEVKVVNSGTATLKDATSEAIRDWVSNVESTHYILGSVAGPHPFPKIVRDFHAVIGEETKKQCLESFGSLPDILLACVGGGSNAMGLFHPFVKETSVRLIGVEAAGGGVDTDKHAATITKGSVGILHGSMSLLLQDDNGQVQEAHSISAGLDYPGVGPEHSHLKDIGRAEYGSVTDQEALDSLRLVSELEGIIPALETSHAFAWLDKLCPTLEKDTHIVINCSGRGDKDVNTVASSLDI; via the coding sequence GTGGTAAGTACATTTTCTCGCAAAAATCAAAATTATAAAAAAGACGATTTAAATCAACCATCCAAGGATGGAAGATTTGGCAAATATGGAGGTCAATATGTTCCTGAAACGCTAATGCCTGCTCTTTTTGAGCTTGAAACAGCTGCATCAAATGCATGGAAAGATAAACTTTTTGTAAAAGAATTAAATCATCTACTTAAGACTTATGTAGGAAGAGAAACACCACTTTATGAAGCCAAAAGACTTACTGAATATTACAAAACTAAAAAAGCAATTCCAAAAATATGGCTTAAAAGAGAAGATTTAAATCATACTGGTGCTCACAAAATTAATAATGCCCTTGGACAAGCTTTATTAGCAATAAGAATGGGCAAAAAAAGAATAATTGCAGAAACTGGAGCAGGTCAGCATGGAGTTGCTACCGCTACTGTTTGTGCGAGATTTGGCTTGAAATGTATTATCTATATGGGTGCTGAAGACATAAAAAGGCAATCCCTTAATGTCTTCAGAATGAAACTTCTAGGAGCTGAAGTTAAAGTTGTTAATTCTGGAACTGCAACACTCAAAGATGCTACAAGTGAAGCCATTAGAGATTGGGTTTCTAATGTCGAATCCACACACTATATTTTAGGATCTGTTGCCGGCCCACACCCTTTCCCAAAGATTGTGCGAGATTTTCATGCAGTCATAGGAGAAGAAACTAAAAAACAATGTCTGGAATCATTTGGATCTTTACCCGATATTTTGCTTGCTTGTGTAGGTGGGGGATCAAATGCAATGGGCCTTTTCCATCCTTTTGTTAAAGAAACTTCTGTACGACTTATTGGAGTAGAAGCCGCAGGAGGCGGAGTTGATACGGATAAACATGCTGCAACTATCACTAAGGGGTCTGTTGGGATTTTGCATGGATCCATGAGTCTTCTCTTACAAGATGATAATGGTCAAGTACAAGAAGCTCACTCAATAAGTGCGGGTTTAGATTACCCTGGAGTAGGGCCTGAACATAGTCATTTAAAAGATATAGGTAGAGCAGAATATGGATCAGTTACAGATCAAGAAGCTTTAGATTCTTTGAGACTTGTTAGTGAACTTGAAGGAATTATACCAGCACTTGAAACTTCACATGCCTTTGCTTGGTTAGATAAATTATGCCCTACTCTTGAAAAAGATACTCATATAGTTATCAATTGCTCTGGAAGAGGTGACAAAGATGTTAATACTGTTGCATCTTCATTAGATATTTAA
- the purE gene encoding 5-(carboxyamino)imidazole ribonucleotide mutase, whose product MSELNSQDIYKIAVVMGSDSDLKTLKPAIDILREFGIKTEVCILSAHRTPIEMMEYAKNAESENIKVIIAGAGGAAHLPGMLASITCIPVIGVPVESKTLKGIDSLLSIVQMPAGIPVATVAINGGQNAGLLAIEMISLFDQSIKKNLKEFRENLHAQVRSKNSKLSTIGTDNYLQNK is encoded by the coding sequence TTGTCAGAATTGAATTCTCAAGATATTTATAAAATCGCTGTCGTAATGGGTAGTGATTCAGATCTAAAAACATTGAAACCTGCCATTGATATTTTAAGAGAATTTGGAATAAAAACTGAAGTTTGTATACTATCTGCCCATAGAACACCTATTGAAATGATGGAATATGCAAAAAATGCAGAATCAGAAAACATAAAAGTAATAATTGCCGGTGCTGGTGGTGCTGCTCATCTTCCAGGAATGCTAGCATCCATAACTTGCATTCCTGTAATTGGAGTACCAGTAGAGAGTAAGACACTTAAGGGGATTGACTCTCTTTTATCAATTGTTCAAATGCCCGCTGGAATACCAGTAGCAACAGTTGCAATAAATGGAGGTCAGAATGCAGGATTGTTGGCAATAGAGATGATCAGCTTATTTGATCAATCCATAAAGAAAAATTTAAAAGAATTTAGAGAAAATCTTCACGCACAGGTTAGATCTAAAAATAGTAAGTTATCAACTATTGGAACTGACAATTATCTTCAAAATAAATGA
- a CDS encoding o-succinylbenzoate synthase — MKLIFKKKTYSFKLSKKVENSKTTYLTKLGWIIKLRSNDNKIGFGEVSPLLEEDLKKCAKQLNMIPENVELFKLSEQINIFHPCIQSAINSALAEINGKIIFKKNYAFDKIDKTAILLNSENVISELNEIKKRQSNIGKSVTIKWKVALRDNHEEEANLEEILSQIDNNIKLRIDANGSWERKIANRWADILKNNKNIDWLEQPLCVDDIEGMKKLNKKIPIALDESLLKFPTLIDEWKGWQIRRPSQENNPVKLLRELENKKALISISTSFETGIGKRWLYHLSSLQLQGPTPKVPGLAMNKFPNSFLFLNEATKIWNQL; from the coding sequence ATGAAATTAATATTTAAAAAAAAAACTTATAGCTTTAAGTTATCCAAAAAAGTAGAAAATTCTAAAACCACTTATCTTACAAAACTGGGTTGGATAATTAAATTAAGAAGTAATGATAATAAAATTGGTTTTGGAGAAGTTTCACCACTTCTAGAAGAAGACTTAAAAAAATGTGCAAAACAACTAAATATGATCCCTGAGAATGTAGAATTATTTAAGTTATCTGAGCAAATAAATATTTTTCACCCATGCATTCAATCTGCAATAAATTCTGCATTAGCTGAGATAAATGGAAAAATAATTTTTAAAAAAAACTATGCCTTTGATAAAATTGATAAAACAGCAATACTTTTAAATTCTGAAAATGTAATTTCAGAGCTAAATGAAATTAAAAAAAGACAATCTAATATTGGAAAATCAGTAACCATAAAATGGAAAGTAGCATTAAGAGATAACCATGAGGAAGAAGCGAATTTAGAAGAAATTTTAAGTCAAATAGATAATAATATTAAGTTAAGAATAGATGCTAATGGTTCTTGGGAGAGAAAGATAGCTAATAGATGGGCTGATATTTTGAAAAATAACAAAAATATAGATTGGTTAGAACAACCTCTCTGTGTTGATGATATTGAAGGAATGAAAAAACTCAATAAAAAAATCCCAATAGCCTTAGATGAATCACTTTTAAAATTTCCAACTTTGATTGATGAGTGGAAGGGTTGGCAAATTCGAAGACCTTCTCAAGAAAATAATCCAGTTAAGCTTTTAAGAGAATTAGAAAATAAAAAAGCTTTAATATCTATAAGCACCTCATTTGAAACTGGAATAGGAAAAAGATGGCTTTATCATTTATCGTCTTTACAATTACAAGGACCAACTCCAAAAGTTCCTGGGTTAGCCATGAATAAATTCCCAAATTCGTTTCTATTTTTAAATGAAGCAACAAAGATATGGAATCAATTATGA
- a CDS encoding translation initiation factor SUI1, giving the protein MGKKNWIEFDNQEKKSLEKAKLDTFDKRSKINISKQKKGKKGKTITLIRGLGTEDEILLKELLKKIKVFCGTGGTLIDRNIQLQGDMVSKSIEFLRKEGFHNL; this is encoded by the coding sequence ATGGGAAAAAAGAATTGGATCGAATTTGATAATCAAGAAAAAAAATCCCTAGAAAAAGCTAAGTTAGATACTTTTGATAAAAGATCAAAAATTAATATTTCAAAACAAAAAAAAGGAAAAAAGGGTAAAACTATTACTTTAATAAGAGGTTTAGGTACTGAGGATGAAATCTTATTAAAAGAATTACTAAAAAAAATTAAAGTTTTTTGTGGCACTGGAGGAACATTAATTGATAGAAATATTCAGTTACAGGGCGATATGGTATCGAAATCAATTGAGTTTCTTCGTAAAGAGGGATTTCATAATTTATGA
- a CDS encoding acyl-CoA thioesterase produces MKPADWLILQRKVRFGDCDSAGVIHFHNLLKWSHEAWEESIEIYGIPYKDIFPDFSIRKSQIVFPIVNCEANFLAPIKIGDFLKVKIAPHKINTHLFQVNSFFIKNGNKVAEGKIIHCSLDIDSRNKIELPDQLERWIEASNVSTNLKEC; encoded by the coding sequence ATGAAACCCGCTGATTGGTTAATATTGCAGAGGAAGGTAAGATTTGGCGATTGTGATTCTGCAGGTGTCATTCATTTTCATAATTTATTAAAATGGTCCCACGAAGCTTGGGAAGAGAGTATTGAAATTTATGGGATTCCTTATAAAGATATTTTCCCAGATTTTTCTATACGTAAAAGTCAAATTGTTTTTCCCATAGTGAATTGTGAAGCAAACTTTCTTGCGCCAATAAAAATTGGAGATTTTTTAAAAGTAAAAATTGCCCCTCATAAAATTAATACTCATTTGTTCCAAGTAAATAGCTTTTTTATAAAAAATGGAAATAAAGTAGCAGAAGGAAAAATAATACATTGTTCATTAGATATTGATTCAAGAAATAAAATAGAACTTCCCGATCAGTTAGAAAGATGGATAGAGGCTTCAAATGTAAGCACAAATTTAAAAGAATGCTAA
- the rsmH gene encoding 16S rRNA (cytosine(1402)-N(4))-methyltransferase RsmH, whose translation MQTDLSDSSFFNHKSVMTDEIMASLEHYPLIHNNQLKGIDATLGGGGHSFNLLRKYSELNIIGLDQDPFARISASKKLDEFKNRIDIRASNFADFVPKEKVSFVIADLGVNSNQIDDPKRGFSFQKDGPLDMRMNPLLEVDAEKLIEALNEKDLANLIYKYGDERLSRKIARKIKLDLKENGKYSGTKELAYSIAGCFPPKQRYKKIHPATRTFQALRIAVNKEIEVLEKFLQAVPEWLLPGGIISIISFHSLEDRLVKSSFKNDQRLKNLTKKPITPSEQEVEFNKRARSGKLRIAQLK comes from the coding sequence ATGCAAACTGACCTATCTGATTCATCTTTTTTCAATCATAAATCAGTTATGACAGATGAGATTATGGCCTCATTAGAGCATTATCCATTAATACATAACAACCAACTCAAAGGAATAGATGCAACTTTAGGCGGAGGAGGGCACTCTTTTAATTTATTGAGAAAATATTCGGAATTAAATATAATTGGACTTGATCAAGATCCATTCGCGAGAATATCAGCATCAAAAAAACTTGATGAATTTAAAAATAGGATTGATATAAGGGCCTCAAATTTTGCGGATTTTGTACCAAAAGAAAAAGTTTCTTTTGTGATTGCAGATCTTGGAGTAAATAGTAACCAAATTGATGACCCTAAAAGAGGATTTAGTTTCCAAAAAGATGGTCCACTTGATATGCGCATGAATCCTCTTCTTGAGGTTGATGCAGAGAAATTAATTGAGGCTTTAAATGAAAAAGATCTAGCTAACTTAATTTATAAATATGGAGATGAAAGATTATCAAGAAAGATTGCTAGGAAAATAAAATTGGATTTGAAGGAAAATGGGAAATATTCTGGGACAAAAGAGTTAGCTTATTCTATTGCAGGCTGCTTCCCACCTAAACAAAGATATAAAAAAATTCACCCAGCAACAAGAACATTTCAAGCACTAAGAATTGCTGTTAATAAAGAGATTGAAGTATTAGAAAAATTTTTGCAAGCTGTCCCTGAATGGCTTTTGCCAGGCGGTATTATTTCTATTATTAGTTTTCATTCTCTGGAGGATAGGTTAGTTAAAAGTTCTTTTAAGAATGATCAAAGACTAAAAAACCTGACAAAAAAGCCAATAACTCCTTCAGAACAAGAAGTCGAATTCAATAAAAGAGCTAGAAGTGGAAAATTAAGAATTGCTCAATTAAAATAA
- a CDS encoding NAD(P)H-quinone oxidoreductase subunit H yields the protein MAQLETRTEPMVVNFGPHHPSMHGVLRLVVTLDGENVIDCEPVIGYLHRGMEKIAENRTNVMYVPYVSRMDYAAGMFYEAIVVNAPERLANIPVPKRASYIRVLMLELNRIANHLLWLGPFLADVGAQTPFFYIFREREMIYDLWEAATGQRLINNNFFRIGGVACDLPYGWLEKCIDFCDWFGPKIDEYEKLITNNPIFRKRIEGLGTIQRDQAINWSLSGPMLRASGVSWDLRKVDSYECYDDFDWQIASEKEGDCYARYRVRVEEMRQSLSIIRQACKMIPGGPTENLEAQRMATEDKKSEIFGIDYQYVAKKVAPTFKIPNGELYTRLESGKGEIGVFIQGNNEVTPWRFKIRAADLNNLQILPHILKGAKIADIMAILGSIDVIMGSVDR from the coding sequence ATGGCTCAGCTAGAGACTAGAACAGAACCAATGGTGGTCAATTTTGGCCCTCACCATCCTTCAATGCATGGGGTTTTAAGGTTAGTTGTAACTCTTGATGGTGAGAATGTCATTGATTGTGAGCCGGTAATTGGATATTTACATAGAGGAATGGAAAAGATAGCTGAAAACAGGACAAATGTAATGTATGTCCCTTATGTAAGCAGAATGGATTATGCAGCAGGAATGTTTTATGAAGCTATTGTAGTAAATGCTCCTGAAAGATTAGCTAATATTCCAGTCCCTAAAAGAGCTAGTTACATCAGAGTTCTTATGCTCGAACTTAATCGTATTGCTAATCATCTTTTGTGGCTTGGTCCCTTTTTAGCAGACGTAGGAGCTCAAACTCCATTTTTCTATATTTTTAGAGAAAGAGAAATGATTTATGACCTCTGGGAAGCTGCTACTGGTCAAAGGCTAATAAATAATAATTTCTTTAGGATAGGTGGTGTCGCATGTGATCTTCCATATGGATGGTTAGAAAAATGTATAGACTTTTGTGATTGGTTTGGACCTAAGATTGATGAATATGAAAAATTAATCACAAATAATCCAATTTTTAGAAAAAGAATTGAAGGTCTCGGAACAATACAAAGAGACCAGGCAATTAATTGGTCTTTGTCTGGGCCAATGCTTAGAGCTTCTGGAGTTTCCTGGGATTTAAGGAAAGTCGATAGTTATGAATGTTATGACGATTTTGATTGGCAGATTGCTTCAGAAAAAGAAGGTGATTGTTATGCGAGATATCGAGTAAGAGTTGAGGAAATGAGACAATCACTAAGCATCATTCGCCAAGCCTGCAAAATGATTCCAGGAGGTCCAACAGAAAATTTAGAAGCTCAAAGAATGGCTACTGAAGATAAGAAAAGTGAAATATTTGGTATTGATTATCAATATGTAGCTAAGAAGGTTGCTCCAACTTTTAAAATTCCTAACGGAGAATTGTATACAAGATTAGAGTCCGGTAAAGGTGAAATAGGTGTATTTATTCAAGGAAATAATGAAGTTACCCCATGGAGATTTAAAATCAGAGCAGCTGATTTAAATAATCTGCAAATATTGCCTCATATCCTTAAAGGTGCCAAAATCGCTGATATTATGGCAATCCTTGGCTCAATAGATGTAATTATGGGATCTGTTGATAGATAA
- a CDS encoding rhodanese-like domain-containing protein, which translates to MGNYPKSINSSSLNDWFNSEKEDPVLIDVREQSELEIAHFSKQFLHIPISKVSSEYVEEIFADLLDRKIVVTCHAGIRSYNFCQWCLDNNIVSEIWNLEEGIDGWSRYIDPSIPRY; encoded by the coding sequence TTGGGAAATTATCCAAAATCTATAAATTCTTCTAGTCTCAATGATTGGTTTAATTCTGAGAAAGAAGATCCAGTTTTGATTGATGTAAGAGAACAGTCAGAGCTTGAAATAGCTCATTTCTCAAAACAATTTTTACATATACCAATTAGTAAAGTCTCATCTGAATACGTTGAGGAAATTTTTGCTGATTTATTAGACAGAAAAATTGTTGTTACCTGTCATGCAGGAATAAGAAGTTATAATTTTTGTCAATGGTGCTTAGATAATAATATTGTGAGCGAAATATGGAATTTGGAGGAGGGTATTGATGGATGGAGTAGATATATTGATCCATCAATACCGAGGTATTGA
- the cysC gene encoding adenylyl-sulfate kinase, which translates to MKDQEQEKSTNIKWHNLTIDREKLEKMRGHKGMVIWFTGLSGSGKSTLANALNEVLHLERFSTYVLDGDNIRHGLCKDLGFSDEDREENIRRIGEVANLFMNAGIITITAFVSPFISDRDKVRKIIGSKDFIEVYCAADIKVCENRDTKGLYKKARLGEIKDFTGISSPYEAPHNPEIIVDTGSLDLNDSVEKVINYLKKENFLKKTK; encoded by the coding sequence ATGAAAGATCAAGAGCAAGAAAAGTCAACCAATATAAAGTGGCATAATTTAACTATTGATAGAGAAAAGTTAGAGAAAATGAGAGGTCATAAAGGTATGGTTATCTGGTTTACAGGTTTATCTGGTTCTGGTAAAAGTACTTTGGCTAATGCTTTAAATGAAGTTTTACACTTAGAAAGGTTTTCGACTTACGTGTTGGATGGAGATAACATTAGACATGGTTTATGTAAAGATCTTGGTTTTTCGGATGAAGATAGAGAAGAAAATATAAGAAGAATTGGAGAAGTTGCGAATTTATTTATGAATGCTGGGATAATAACTATTACAGCATTTGTTTCACCATTTATTAGCGATAGAGATAAGGTGAGAAAAATTATTGGATCTAAGGATTTTATTGAAGTTTATTGTGCCGCAGATATCAAAGTTTGCGAAAATAGAGATACTAAGGGTCTTTATAAGAAAGCTCGTTTGGGTGAAATTAAAGATTTTACAGGGATTTCTAGTCCATATGAAGCTCCTCATAATCCAGAAATTATTGTTGATACAGGTTCTTTAGATTTAAATGATTCTGTTGAGAAAGTTATTAACTATCTTAAAAAAGAAAACTTTCTTAAAAAGACCAAATAG
- a CDS encoding cysteine desulfurase family protein, translated as MLSTPILLDYQSSTPCSKDVVDSMKPFWSDIFSNPSSKSNLAGINASAILEASRESIKQNLFLKNKKIIFTSGATESNNLALIGFARNYYKKTGNYGHIITLKTEHKAVLEPLNQLKKEGFVVTEITPETDGLISEGHFEKNIRGDTFMVSVMLANNEIGVIQPIENISRMCKSRGIIFHSDFAQCLGYMELGNLLSDLNMITMSSHKIYGPKGIGLLLIDEEINLEPLIFGGDQEYGLRSGTLPLPLIVGFAKAIEIAVFNQKKNAEKLLSYRNTLLEGLLENNSGLLINGSIEKRLPHNLNLTVLDLNGAKLHKLLKSKIICSSGSACSNGEPSHVLLSLGRSFKEAESSIRLSIGLSTNLKDIKQSINIITNTINSLR; from the coding sequence ATGCTATCAACTCCCATACTACTAGACTACCAATCATCAACTCCTTGCTCTAAAGATGTTGTTGATTCTATGAAACCTTTTTGGAGTGATATATTTTCTAACCCCTCAAGCAAATCTAATTTGGCGGGTATAAACGCAAGCGCTATTTTGGAAGCTTCAAGAGAAAGCATAAAACAAAATTTATTTCTTAAGAATAAAAAGATTATTTTTACAAGTGGAGCTACAGAATCTAATAATTTAGCCTTAATAGGTTTTGCAAGAAATTATTATAAAAAAACAGGAAATTATGGACATATTATTACCTTAAAAACGGAGCATAAAGCTGTATTGGAGCCCCTAAATCAACTTAAAAAAGAGGGATTTGTGGTTACAGAAATCACTCCAGAAACAGATGGTTTAATTTCAGAAGGGCATTTCGAAAAAAATATAAGAGGTGATACATTTATGGTAAGTGTTATGTTGGCAAATAACGAAATAGGAGTTATTCAGCCTATAGAGAACATTTCAAGGATGTGTAAATCGAGAGGAATAATTTTTCACTCTGATTTTGCACAATGTCTAGGTTATATGGAGTTAGGCAATCTTTTATCAGATTTGAATATGATAACTATGAGTTCCCATAAAATTTATGGTCCCAAAGGGATAGGACTTCTTTTGATTGATGAGGAAATTAATTTGGAGCCTTTAATTTTTGGAGGAGATCAGGAATATGGTCTCAGATCTGGTACATTACCTCTTCCTTTAATAGTTGGGTTTGCTAAAGCAATAGAGATAGCAGTTTTTAATCAAAAAAAGAATGCTGAGAAATTACTTTCATATAGAAATACCCTTTTAGAGGGCTTGTTAGAAAATAATTCTGGTTTATTAATCAATGGCTCCATAGAAAAAAGATTACCTCACAATTTAAATTTGACTGTATTGGATTTAAACGGAGCAAAGTTGCATAAACTTTTAAAATCTAAAATAATTTGTTCTAGTGGATCCGCATGCAGTAATGGTGAACCATCTCATGTTTTGCTCTCCTTAGGAAGATCTTTTAAAGAAGCAGAATCTTCAATAAGGTTAAGTATTGGATTAAGCACTAATTTAAAAGATATAAAACAATCAATTAATATAATTACAAATACAATAAATTCATTACGTTAG
- the bchM gene encoding magnesium protoporphyrin IX methyltransferase — MPSTKIIEKSEVKEYFNGTGFERWNKIYSKSDEINTVQKNIRKGHQKTVDDVVSYIKNYPELTKKSYCDAGCGVGSLSIPLLRLGIKKLQVSDISSEMIKETKKRINELGLNQGIIKYEVCDLEKLKGLFDVVVCLDVFIHYPQPVAEEMVQHLCDLSKEKLIVSFAPYTPVLAVLKNIGKLFPGPSKTTRAYTLKEKGIINAAEARGFKVVKKKLNQAPFYFSKLIEFEKKK, encoded by the coding sequence ATGCCGTCAACTAAGATTATCGAAAAAAGTGAAGTTAAAGAGTATTTTAATGGAACTGGTTTTGAAAGATGGAATAAAATTTATAGCAAATCTGATGAAATTAATACAGTCCAGAAAAACATTAGGAAAGGACATCAAAAAACTGTCGATGATGTAGTCTCATATATAAAAAATTATCCTGAACTTACAAAAAAAAGTTATTGTGATGCAGGATGTGGAGTTGGAAGTCTTTCAATACCTTTACTTAGACTAGGTATCAAAAAACTACAGGTAAGCGATATTTCGTCTGAAATGATCAAAGAAACAAAGAAACGCATTAATGAATTAGGTTTGAATCAAGGAATAATAAAGTATGAAGTCTGTGATCTGGAAAAATTAAAAGGATTATTTGATGTTGTAGTTTGTTTGGATGTGTTTATTCATTATCCTCAACCAGTTGCAGAAGAAATGGTCCAACATTTATGTGATTTAAGCAAAGAAAAACTTATCGTAAGCTTTGCTCCATATACTCCAGTTCTTGCTGTTTTAAAAAACATTGGTAAATTATTTCCTGGGCCAAGTAAAACTACAAGAGCCTATACATTAAAAGAGAAGGGCATTATTAATGCTGCTGAAGCAAGAGGATTTAAGGTAGTAAAAAAGAAATTAAATCAAGCTCCATTTTACTTTTCAAAACTCATTGAATTCGAAAAAAAGAAATAA